Within Gouania willdenowi chromosome 24, fGouWil2.1, whole genome shotgun sequence, the genomic segment gtatgacagcctttataaccaggactggactaagaatcagcgaggaggtggtagtagcaggtaaaagttctctctgtagcactgagctaggatagcttagccactaatcacaccggcttttttcactggtggtttatgtttatgagaggagaaaaaggagcacagctcctcacttcagcaggcagtgaaactcaccgagttggatgtgtcgctggtgggcagggcttcgcttcagacgtgcaTATGAggcaaatggggacatttttttgtCCTGCGGACCGTGCGGTACGTTTCATAcagcagatgcgtccggtgccgcagaagacgcatccggtgtgaacgcagcatgagaGGGAGCACTGACTGTTTAGAATGATGATGTCCAGGGTCACAGACACAATAACAGCCTCtctctgcaaaataaaaaaaaagttgtcctGCCAGCTCTGAGCCCTCCATGTTGCTGATTTCTATTTCACCATAATTAATACTTAGTAATTGGAGCCTGTAGCAAGAGCCGAGACAAAGCAGTAAAGAGCAAAGCAAAGATGTGAAATCATAGTCGTCACAGCTGTCAGCCCTCATATCAGCAGACATTTCTCTCCAACTCTTTGCTAACACCCTGGATTAATCTTTAGCCTTTCCTAACACATTATATCCGATGAATAGAATATGCAAAACAGCGCAGTGCACTTCTGTCATGATTTCTTTCACTGTGTGACAGGTacgattaaaaataaataattcgaCGTTGCCATAGTTCATCACCCTGTATTAGCGTTTCCGGGCCTGATCTAATAATTTCTCTCAAATTTTGAACATTCACTTCAGCCACATCTTATCACATCAGATGTAATCTGTTTAACAAAGAAACAGTCTCAAGCCTTTTTCCATAATGAATGGCTTTTAAATTATGATGtgatgtgctgtgtgtgtgggaACAATATAGCATGTTAATGATCCACAGCCTCCTTCTAATCAGTCAATTAATCAACATGGCAGGGATTAAAATTCACGCTTGAGCCCCGTTCTACATAATGAGTGTTAAACATTCAAATGTATGCGTGGATTACAAAACAGGCTCATCCTGGTTTCATGCTCCTCAACTTGGCAGCTATCGTCAACACTAGATCAAAGATGCCCTTTGATAATGTGATATTCACTCTCTCAACACCTAAAGGTGCAGAATTAAACTAAAATCAACCCTAGTggatgtagcaaaaatgtatttgtcttttatgcatttttatgaGTTCAAAAATGGCTCTCTCTCCTGATCGTGTGATGCTTGTAAAAGTTAGCTCACTGTTCATGATCATGGGAATAAATTCAAAGCCCAATCACTGACCAGGGCTCATCTTACATACGCATTCTGTTCcatatagacaaaaaaaaaaactaaataaaagccaaaatagACATTCCTTCTGTCTtataggagaacatgcaaactccatccAGGTATCAACCTTAGGCTCACCGTCAAGTTGAAACGAAAAGTAAGTTTAtttaaccactgctcatttaacttGAAGAGATGttggttgcacttcattttttacgttattattgtattattttatgttgaaaaacaagcagaagagtcaggtaaacctaatatgtattttcattgaaaaCATTGAGTAGtgaaaatgagaacagaaaaggttaacatcctgttattttaaactgaagcgttggttggactttattcaaatgaaatgtgaatacattttccattaaatgttgtttcttGTTTATGCCCATAACACATTTATAAACGACTCCCCTACaagaaacatcaggaatctTTAAAACCTCACCTGTACTGTACAGTTCCATTTTACTTCATAATATGTCATGAGATgtttcactatgggatgcacacaCTGTCTgctgcagccctcagaagcattatcttaatctgccaatcctgattggttggtgaaacgccagggacactcccacctcctataaggAGTGGAGTATGTCAACACTTCTTCTCACTCTAAAGCATATCTCGCGTCTTTCTACCAGCTCCACTATTCGTAGAGGGATCTTTTTTAGCCACCGTCGATGGGCGCTGATAGGATTTGGACGCACTTGCTTTATTTACTTGATCGCACCAGATCAACCAGCGCTTACCTTGCCTCCGCTCGCAGCGTTGTCTTCGACTCCTAACCATGGCTTGTGGTCGAGCGTTCACACACCAGTGAATGACCTAGCTCCACACTCGACGTAACACCAGCTCCTGGACGTTGGCACACCAGCTGATGGCTTGGCTCCAACGCTGCCCTCACCGTTTCCTGACGGCCCAAGGCATGTTGGCACACATCTCGGCTAGCACACCAGCTAGCCGCCACATGGTAGCGCCAAGCAACCTGTTCTCCCTGCCTGCGCCAGTGCCAGGAATGGAGGCCAAAGCCCCTCACACAGTGGAGCATGGAGGCTGTCCGAGCAGGACCCCAACTCCCCCCTCACGGCGCAACCGCCGCAGCGGGAGAAGAAACGGGAACCCTCACGGGGCCAGGCCTGTTGTCCATGGGTGTGCCAATGTACGGGGAGTGGATGTTACACTCGGAGGTGGTGGAACAGTTATGGGCCCGTTACGGATGGGCCAAGGTAGACCTGTTCACCGCGGATGAAAGCGCGCAGTGCGTGTGGTTTTACTCCCTGCGTAGCACGGATGCTCCCCTCGGCGTAGACGCACTAGCGCATGTTTAGCCGTGCATGCTTCTTTATGCATTTTCCCGCTGGCCCTGATACCCCCCATTCTGTCCAGGTTGAGGGAGCACCCTGGACCTGGAGGTGAAGTTTGGTGTTTCCAGTGGTGAGATCGCAGTAGTGTTTCGCAATGCCATTACTCAGAGCTGTTGTTGGTTGTACAAATCAACAAAGAGCGTATATTCTGTCCCGGCTACAGAAGTAGGCGTCGACAGATGGAGCTCATTAGCATTTAAAGGTGCAGGCACAGAAACAACCTGTTTTCAGTAGAGCTCATTTGAGCAACTTTTAGACAGCTGAAATTCAGGACCACGGATGGGTTTGGGGCAATGCATATAGAATACAGTATTGTTGGACCTTTGAAAGCTGtgtgaaattgattaaaaacagtataatatgggacctttaatgtgTTGGTGTACATTTCTAACATGCTATATCCGTTGGTCATCAGTGACCAGTGCGTACAATGAGCTCCTCTTGTAGAATTGGAGTCACAGCAATATAAACCCAAGGATCGTATCAGGATTGAGATAGTAAAATATGCACATTGATTATCTGTGCAAAGGCTAGTCTGACTGACATGTCTCTTTCCCTGCAGCAGCTGTACCACAAGGGAAGTGTCTGAAACAGAGCGTTGTAATGTCCTATTGCATGCATACTGAAATCATGATTGCTTTGTTCCAGCTTGGAAAACTGCACCACATGGACTGAAAAATATGTGCAGGAAATGAACTCTTTGCCATCATCCATCCCATTCAGCCTTGCCAGAAAAAGAAACATGTTGCCAagagaagaggaaaaaggaGAGTGCGGCAGACTAACCTCTAAATGCCAAGCtaaaattgttttggttttttgggggtttttatACATTTCTGTGATAAATTTTAGATTAATGATCTGCCCAGATTTAACTATTCTGCATTATGGTATCCCAAACCCTAGGAGGTGCATTAACATTTCAGAGGGCGTatattaaagctgcactacctgattcttgaaccatgacagagcgGCATGGCTGAATTCGAACCGTAAATCCCGtcccccccactctgataatccctcccagacTCCTCCTCTCACGGAAGTGCACAAAATTACGCACGtgagctgaacgtgcactaccggTAAAATACATCGCCAcacaaaaggatgcacacaaagtataggaaaatggaacattagattacatttttatatcagaaatttctggcaaccccaaataattttttttattaaatttgctTTTAATCAAGTTTTTTTAATTGGATTTTGCATTTATTAATGGTGAAGAATGGGGGTAGGACTTGACAAGCCCAGGCTTCTTCCTATCCCTTGTCGAATGAAtcaaatgtgtattatattgaaatttacttttttacttctttATTTTACAGATACTTCTGTTGagatttgtatatttgttttcatctattttttttattcattcgaAATACATAAAGTTTGGTATACTTTAGCTTgtgtaacaaatacacaaagaggctgggattagtgcacaaattaaaaattatctttttcttttcttcataaTGCATTctatttgaactacatttatatctgagaaagtgaaagtatagaatacagttgcttaagattgtgttttgtgttttaattaaaaaaaaaaaagaagaatcattaaaacatttcaacatgtatttatcagtaataatttttttcacacattccaggcgaccccacatggcgtcacgaccccaagattgaaaaacactgtgttaTGCTTTCAAATCCTGGTGGATTTTATTTAGTCAGTTGCACTGCTATTTGCTATGTCCTTCTGCTTAATAATTTCCGGTTTTTCTGCTGTGCAATATGTTTCATCCCATCAATAGTGAAACAGGCTTTATTTGAGTTGAGCTGACACATTGCTTGGCTCCTCATATGTGGACGGCCGATGGCGGTGAAACTGTGTTATATGGCCGAGTAGTGCTGACAGGTTTCTTTCTCCCTCTCCCctcctctttctttctcactcctCCAGGCTGTGGAGAGTATGGCACGTGGCGAGAGGAGGGGGTGAACGATGGATCGGCCCAGCATGAGAGCCTCCCCCAGGGGAAGCTGGCGTCAGACGAAAGGCCTCACGGGCCGTTGACCTGCCGCCTCCATGATTTATGGCTACTAGAGGATACCGTCCACTGCAgactcctctctctctctcctccattTCCATGCCGACTCGTTGACGGACCAAAAGGAGGCACACAGCGTGCGTGGCCGACTACAGGGGTGTCCAAAAAGGGATTTCTCTTACATGCTGACCTACGGCCGAGTCATACTCAAGCCTACTGGCTTCCACATTAAGGAACAACTTCATAAACAGTCCCACGCTGCAGCATCGGTGTGTGCTGTTCCTCAGAGCACTCTCCAGCTGACTGTCTGTGGATTACAATCAGTCATGGTGTGTCAGCTGTAAAGCCTTCGGACTAATTGCTGCTCAAGGCAAATCTGGATCAATGGAAGTGCGCTGAGTAACAAGGTGATGTTCCTGTTTTCACATGGTTTGAGAGTAAACAGCAGCAAACATCTCTATGCTGACCTCACACAGTTTAACAGCGCTCCCTAAGTATGGAATCCTAGTGCAGTGTCTCATACTGTAGTATTACTGTAATATCTCAAACCCTGTAGCTGGACAAAATCAAAGAACCTTAAATATGATTTCTCTGAACCCTTGATGTTTCAGAGTACACAGTGCGTTTTCACTTCCGTGCtgttgacattttaaaaattcgTTGCCAGAGTGTGAGCAAAGAGGAGTCCTCGCCATGGTGTTGCCTCCTCCTGACAAACGCCACGTGTGCCTGACCACCATTGTTATTATGACCAGTATGGCCTTCATGGACGCCTACTTGGTTGAGCAGAACCAAGGCCCTAGGAAGATTGGAGTGTGTATCATCGTGTTGGTGGGGGATGTGTGCTTTCTAATAGTACTGCGTTATGTAGCAGTGTGGGTGGGTGCTGAAGTGCGCACTGTCCGTCGAGGATACGCCATGATCCTGTGGTTCCTCTACATCTTTGTCCTGGAGATCAAACTTTACTTTGTCTTCCAGAATTGCAAAGCTGACAGGAAGAGTCTAGAGACAGTGGCACGGAAGGCTTTGACGTTGttattatctgtgtgtgtgccagGTCTGTATTTGGTTCTCGTTGCACTGGACAGTATGGAATTTGTCAGAACTTTCCGGAGGAAGGAGGACATGAGGAGCCGGTTGTTCTGGGTGGCTCTGGACCTGCTGGACCTGCTGGACATCCAAGCTAACCTGTGGGAGCCTCAGCGGACAGGTCTGCCCATCTGGGCCGAGGGCCTGATGTTCTTCTATTGCTACATTCTGTTGCTTATCCTGCCATGTGTGTCACTCAGTGAGATCAGCATGCAAGGGGATCAAATGTCACCTCCGAAGATGATGCTGTACCCCATCCTAAGCTTGGTCACCATCAACGTCGTGACCATCCTGATACGGGGGGTGAATATGGTGTTGTTCCAGGATAGCCGTGTTTCTACCATCTTTGTCGGGAAGAACGTGGTGGCTATTGCCACCAAAGCCTCCACCTTCCTCGAGTACCGCAAACAGGTGAAAGAGTTTCCGCACCCGCAGAACGCCATGGCCATGGAGCTGCAGCAGAACTCTGTGGGCCACACGCAGCCTCTCTCCAATACCACTAGTTTGCCACACGAACCTTCACCAGCTCAGGACATCATTGATACATGACCGCAATGTAGAGAAGTGGAGATAAGCAATTAGAAGAACCTTTCTcctgttttcaagtcaacatcAACTGCTGAGGAACCGTCTCAAGAGATTTTTAGCATCACCTGCCCAACAGGATGTACTGTGAGTGTGGACATCAGAGTAAAGGTTTATATTGtgctatttgtgtttttaattgctttcaatgtttttcaaGATCAAACTTTATGAGAGGCAATGTCTATTCTGACATGACACTGTATAAAACAGACAGCTAGTTTCCTAGCAAAGtgagtattttgtatttttcaaaggTCACTTATTTTGTCAGTCCGTGACATTTCCTTTGAATTCCAGCACCAAAGGACACGGTGCTCAGTGTGGAGCACTGATGGAGTGCAGCAGCGGAGCAGGACAGGGGTCACTGGTGTTGGCCCATCTCTGATGTGGATTATGCTGAGAAAGGAGCTTTTAGGAAGTAGGAagtgctactgctgctgctttggTCAGCGCCAAGCTTTACAACTGAAGGTCTGATTAAAGCACCGCTGTACAGCACTCCACAGTCCGCTGCAGGCATCCACGGGTGTGTTTTACGGCCTGAGTGTGGGTGAGTGTGTTGATGTGATCTATAAAGTGTATACACGCCTGTAGGCTTGCTAGCATTTTTTTGCAGATGGAAGAGTATTTCAAAGCATTCGGTGATGAAAGCAACCAGTTTAAGGGTTTTCTAAAcaacaaatgtgaaaaaaaaaatagatgtggTTTTTAGGAGAAATGATCAGAGCAAacatgttctttgttttttgtattttacattcCTCTAAAGATATAAAGTCAGTAAACATGAGGATCTCCTCACTTACAAATCAAAAAGCTAAGAATGAAAGATGTAATTCTGTTCTTGTggttattctgattctgataattaTGATTGTTGTTACATTATGTACATCCTTTTCATGTCAACGCTCCATGTGGTTTTAATAAAAAGCGTAAATGAAAGAAAACGGATGAAATCAGTGCTTTGACTATGATCGGTGTGATTGAGT encodes:
- the tmem121ab gene encoding transmembrane protein 121Ab — protein: MVLPPPDKRHVCLTTIVIMTSMAFMDAYLVEQNQGPRKIGVCIIVLVGDVCFLIVLRYVAVWVGAEVRTVRRGYAMILWFLYIFVLEIKLYFVFQNCKADRKSLETVARKALTLLLSVCVPGLYLVLVALDSMEFVRTFRRKEDMRSRLFWVALDLLDLLDIQANLWEPQRTGLPIWAEGLMFFYCYILLLILPCVSLSEISMQGDQMSPPKMMLYPILSLVTINVVTILIRGVNMVLFQDSRVSTIFVGKNVVAIATKASTFLEYRKQVKEFPHPQNAMAMELQQNSVGHTQPLSNTTSLPHEPSPAQDIIDT